The following coding sequences lie in one Thalassoglobus polymorphus genomic window:
- the rny gene encoding ribonuclease Y, producing MPPYVAAGIALVVGVAIGFFLDRMRMGSAYRNRDELLKDAEREAENMRRTQELEAKEEFLKRREELDKELDLHRDKLRQQERVLDKKENSLADHEENLKKRERMVEQTQNRIADRSKLIEKKESDLDKIIEEEQEKLYTISGLSKEDATERLLMRLDKQLKSETGSLILKHQQQLKQDSEKLAREIIGMAIQRFASDHTSETTVSTIDIPSDEMKGRIIGREGRNIRAFEKETGVDVIVDDTPGVVVVSAFDTVRREIAKISLNKLIQDGRIHPARIEEVVTETKTEMDERIMDLGHRAADEAGVPNLHEKLIYLMGRLNFRVSYSQNVLQHSIEVAHLTAMMAEQLGLDADIARRCGFCHDIGKAADHEMEGGHPAIGADFLKRYGEGEEVVHAAAGHHDDIRPEYIYTVLTAAADACSASRPGSRRETLEKYIKRLEELEAIACGFPGVNEVYAIQAGREVRVIVDPKRVKDREAAKMARDIAQAVEETMTYPGEVKVVVMREIRTIGVAR from the coding sequence ATGCCCCCTTATGTCGCTGCTGGGATTGCACTTGTGGTCGGAGTTGCAATCGGCTTTTTTCTTGACCGCATGCGCATGGGAAGCGCCTATCGCAATCGCGATGAACTTCTTAAAGACGCAGAGCGCGAAGCTGAGAACATGCGTCGCACTCAAGAACTCGAAGCGAAAGAAGAGTTTCTCAAACGCCGCGAAGAGCTCGATAAAGAACTCGATCTCCACCGAGACAAACTCCGTCAGCAAGAACGTGTCCTCGATAAAAAAGAGAACTCGCTGGCTGATCATGAGGAGAATCTGAAGAAGCGGGAGCGAATGGTTGAGCAAACTCAAAACCGAATTGCTGACCGCAGCAAGCTAATTGAGAAGAAAGAATCTGACCTCGATAAGATTATCGAAGAGGAGCAGGAGAAGCTTTATACGATCAGTGGATTGTCCAAAGAAGATGCGACTGAGCGTTTGCTCATGCGTCTCGATAAGCAGTTGAAAAGCGAAACCGGAAGTTTAATTCTCAAGCATCAGCAACAGTTGAAGCAGGATTCCGAAAAGCTGGCTCGTGAAATTATCGGTATGGCAATTCAACGGTTCGCTTCTGATCACACTTCAGAAACAACTGTCTCGACGATCGACATCCCTAGTGATGAAATGAAAGGCCGGATCATTGGCCGCGAAGGTCGTAACATTCGAGCCTTCGAGAAAGAGACCGGCGTCGATGTGATTGTCGATGATACGCCCGGTGTGGTTGTCGTTTCAGCTTTCGACACCGTTCGTCGAGAGATCGCCAAAATTTCGCTCAACAAGCTGATTCAGGATGGTCGGATTCACCCAGCCCGGATTGAAGAAGTTGTAACCGAAACGAAAACGGAGATGGATGAGCGGATCATGGATCTGGGGCATCGTGCTGCCGATGAAGCAGGCGTTCCAAACTTGCATGAAAAACTCATCTATCTGATGGGACGCTTGAACTTCCGTGTCAGTTACAGCCAGAACGTGTTGCAACACTCCATCGAAGTGGCTCACTTAACTGCAATGATGGCTGAGCAACTTGGACTCGATGCAGACATTGCCCGACGTTGTGGGTTCTGTCACGATATCGGAAAAGCAGCAGACCATGAAATGGAAGGGGGACACCCCGCCATCGGTGCTGACTTCCTCAAGCGTTACGGTGAAGGGGAAGAAGTTGTCCACGCTGCGGCTGGTCATCATGATGATATCCGACCAGAGTACATTTATACTGTGCTGACGGCAGCCGCCGATGCCTGCTCTGCTTCACGTCCAGGCTCTCGTCGTGAAACTTTGGAGAAGTACATCAAACGACTGGAAGAACTCGAAGCAATTGCCTGCGGTTTCCCCGGCGTCAACGAAGTGTACGCAATTCAGGCGGGCCGTGAAGTCCGTGTGATTGTCGATCCGAAAAGGGTCAAAGACCGTGAAGCTGCGAAGATGGCTCGCGACATCGCTCAGGCAGTCGAAGAAACGATGACTTATCCAGGCGAAGTGAAAGTTGTCGTGATGCGAGAGATTCGCACAATCGGAGTCGCACGCTAA
- a CDS encoding site-2 protease family protein, which produces MSVWFLVLILILCLRLPIVIGLWASAILFISILIHEFAHVFGARATGGEGDEILMWPLGGLAFVSPGPNFRSEFWTTAAGPISNALICLICLPAVLSAGVFWDSLHPIVLPHLDFSLSNFTTAINSVFVLMFSLNFKLLVLNLLPIHPLDGGQIAFSISKLYWDRGTARIGTLYASMAICLILAISGTFMESTEIVFIGFLLMTFGLQAHMNAVFAQQFGELGFEYGMSSEDEYGLFEEEREPQLSMVERWRQRREEKRRIKEAQTRAETSQKVDALLEKINTAGMDSLSEAEKKFLQQASTRYKTQKD; this is translated from the coding sequence ATGAGTGTATGGTTCCTCGTATTGATTCTGATTCTCTGCCTGCGGCTCCCGATCGTGATTGGGCTGTGGGCGTCTGCAATTCTGTTTATCAGCATCCTGATTCACGAATTCGCTCACGTCTTTGGAGCCAGGGCGACCGGTGGCGAAGGAGATGAAATCCTGATGTGGCCCTTGGGCGGTTTAGCGTTTGTTTCGCCGGGTCCAAATTTTCGATCTGAATTCTGGACAACCGCAGCTGGCCCAATTTCCAACGCCCTGATTTGCCTGATCTGCTTGCCAGCTGTCCTCTCTGCTGGAGTTTTTTGGGATTCTCTGCATCCAATTGTTCTGCCGCATCTCGACTTCTCACTTTCAAACTTCACAACGGCGATCAACAGTGTCTTTGTTTTGATGTTCTCACTGAACTTCAAACTGCTCGTTTTAAACCTGTTGCCGATCCACCCACTTGATGGGGGACAAATCGCATTTTCGATTTCCAAGTTGTATTGGGACCGCGGAACGGCTCGCATTGGAACCCTTTATGCGAGCATGGCAATTTGCCTGATCCTGGCAATCTCAGGAACGTTTATGGAATCGACAGAAATCGTGTTCATCGGATTTCTGTTAATGACATTCGGTCTTCAGGCTCACATGAATGCCGTGTTCGCACAGCAATTTGGCGAGCTGGGTTTTGAGTATGGAATGTCGAGCGAAGACGAATACGGACTGTTCGAAGAAGAGCGCGAACCGCAACTCAGCATGGTGGAACGCTGGCGTCAGCGACGAGAAGAAAAACGCCGCATCAAAGAAGCACAGACCCGAGCTGAGACTTCACAGAAGGTGGACGCCCTGCTGGAGAAGATCAACACCGCAGGAATGGACTCCCTCTCCGAAGCGGAGAAAAAATTCCTGCAACAAGCCAGCACTCGCTACAAAACACAGAAAGACTGA
- a CDS encoding DUF58 domain-containing protein yields MPKSPDQILPSDAISRISRLEVQARKIVEGFLSGQHRSPYFGQSIEFVQHREYAPGDDIRHVDWKVWSKTDKYYIKQFEEETNLRTTLLVDASESMQFGSGELTKYDYSCSIAACLTYLLLRQQDAVSLSVFDEEIRLRAPSRSRHNHLGTILSVLAEEHAAKKTSMYKLLRTVADEKNERGMVVVISDLFVPVEDLFKGLRMLKKRGHEVLLFHILDDQELDFEYSGTTRFEGLEDAGELTCDPKSLRDGYRAAMDSFLDEIRRRCSRNMIDYQTIRTSEPLDAVLRHYMNHRVGLRGTSR; encoded by the coding sequence GTGCCAAAGTCTCCCGATCAAATCCTGCCATCAGATGCCATCTCCCGAATCTCTCGTCTTGAGGTTCAGGCGCGGAAAATCGTGGAAGGATTTCTTTCCGGTCAACATCGCAGCCCGTACTTCGGTCAGTCGATTGAATTTGTTCAGCACCGTGAATACGCACCCGGCGACGATATTCGGCACGTCGACTGGAAAGTCTGGTCGAAGACGGACAAGTATTACATTAAGCAGTTCGAGGAGGAGACGAACCTCCGCACGACTCTCCTGGTCGATGCCAGCGAGTCGATGCAGTTTGGATCGGGCGAACTCACAAAATATGATTACTCGTGCTCCATCGCAGCCTGTCTGACATATCTGTTGCTGCGTCAGCAGGATGCGGTCAGCCTTTCCGTCTTCGATGAAGAGATCCGGCTTCGGGCCCCCTCACGAAGTCGGCACAATCACCTCGGAACTATTTTGTCTGTTCTGGCGGAAGAACATGCTGCTAAGAAAACCAGCATGTACAAGCTGCTCCGTACTGTTGCTGATGAGAAAAACGAACGCGGAATGGTCGTCGTGATCTCCGACCTGTTTGTGCCTGTTGAAGATCTCTTCAAGGGGCTGCGAATGCTCAAAAAACGTGGGCACGAAGTTCTGCTCTTTCACATCCTTGATGATCAGGAACTCGACTTCGAATATTCCGGAACGACACGTTTTGAAGGCCTCGAAGATGCCGGTGAGTTGACGTGCGATCCGAAGTCGCTTCGAGATGGATATCGGGCAGCGATGGATTCGTTTCTCGATGAAATCCGTCGGCGCTGTTCACGAAATATGATCGATTATCAAACGATCCGCACCAGCGAGCCTCTCGATGCTGTGCTCCGGCACTACATGAACCACCGCGTCGGACTCCGTGGAACCTCGCGATGA
- a CDS encoding AAA family ATPase: MKMTAENSGAITKLSKAYSDIREQMSKIIVGQEDVIDQLLIALFSRGHCLLEGVPGLAKTLMINSLAQCLSMSFSRIQFTPDLMPADITGTDVLSVNQETGEREFRFIQGPIFHNVVLADEINRTPPKTQAALLEAMQEHQVTVGQTRHKLNAPFFVLATQNPIEQEGTYQLPEAQQDRFMFKVFVDYPSFDEEKLIAKATTGNVKSEITPVLTGEEILELQSIVRDVPVSDHQVDYALALVRQTRIGQEGVPDFVNEWISWGAGPRAVQYLLLGSKARALLNGRTNVSTEDIAALAGPILRHRIVTNFSAESEGITTDDVIERLVKETPDKDGELTSDPRLKKMFAPPATAS; this comes from the coding sequence ATGAAAATGACGGCTGAGAACAGCGGCGCAATTACAAAACTCAGTAAAGCCTACAGCGATATTCGCGAGCAGATGTCTAAAATCATCGTGGGGCAGGAAGACGTTATTGACCAATTGCTGATTGCTTTGTTCAGCCGCGGTCATTGTCTGCTGGAAGGAGTTCCTGGGCTGGCGAAGACATTGATGATTAACTCGCTGGCACAATGTTTGTCGATGAGCTTTTCAAGAATCCAGTTCACGCCCGATCTGATGCCTGCTGACATCACCGGGACTGATGTGCTCTCGGTTAATCAGGAAACCGGCGAACGGGAATTCCGATTTATCCAGGGGCCGATTTTCCACAACGTCGTCTTGGCAGATGAGATCAACCGAACGCCACCAAAAACGCAGGCTGCGCTTCTGGAAGCGATGCAGGAGCATCAAGTGACTGTCGGGCAGACCCGGCATAAGCTGAACGCTCCTTTCTTCGTCTTGGCAACGCAGAACCCGATTGAGCAGGAAGGGACGTACCAGCTTCCGGAAGCACAACAAGACCGATTCATGTTCAAGGTATTCGTTGACTATCCGAGCTTCGACGAGGAAAAACTGATCGCCAAAGCGACAACCGGGAATGTGAAATCCGAGATCACACCCGTTCTGACTGGCGAAGAGATTCTGGAACTGCAGTCGATTGTTCGAGACGTTCCCGTTAGCGATCATCAAGTCGACTATGCGTTGGCTCTGGTGCGGCAAACACGTATTGGTCAGGAAGGGGTTCCCGATTTTGTGAACGAATGGATCAGCTGGGGAGCCGGACCAAGAGCGGTTCAATATCTTCTGCTCGGTTCCAAAGCGCGGGCGTTGCTCAACGGTCGTACGAACGTTTCCACTGAAGATATCGCGGCTCTCGCCGGGCCGATTCTGCGTCACCGCATCGTGACGAACTTCTCAGCAGAGAGTGAAGGGATCACGACCGACGACGTTATTGAACGACTCGTGAAGGAAACTCCCGACAAAGACGGCGAACTGACTTCCGATCCTCGTTTGAAGAAAATGTTTGCTCCACCGGCAACCGCGAGTTAA